The genomic stretch ACCAACATCTGTCCTCAGGacatttttcatcttgcaaaactaatCTCCATCCCCATTAATCACGAGCTCTGCACTTGCTGCTCCCCAGTCCCTGGCTCACAGGGTTCTCTTTCTGTCCTGATGAATTTCAGGATGCTGTGTTCCTGATAGAAGTAGAACCTATGGCCCTTCTGTGCCTGGCTGATTTCCCTGAGCACAACAACCTTGAGATTCACGCTGGAGCTCATGTGAgggtttccttccttttaaagactgAGCATTAATTCACTGTCTGCATAGAGCCTTTCTGTGTACTCATGTCTCTGTGCATGGGCACTGGGGCTTCTCCCACCCTCTGGCTCTTGTGAGTAAAGGTGCTAGGAACCAGTGTGTACACACATACCTCGACACCCTGACTCTGATTATTTTAGGTGGATACCCTGAcacagaagtagaattgctgaatcCTTTGGGAATTCCTTTGCTGAATTTCTGAGGAAATTTTCAATATGTTAACATAGAAAGTGGTCAAGAATCCCTTACTGTACTTTTACATTTTCGAATGAGCAACTTCCTTTCATGTATCCAGAGAGCTCAGTGAACAATGAGGCAGCTCACAGCCTGTGGGtcaggaaatggaggcccaggGACCCTCTCAACCTGGCTGCACATTTCCTCCCCCAGAGCTCCAGGACTCTCCCTGTGGTGCCCTGGCTTGTACTGCTGTGTCATCAACCTTACTGATcctaagaaaaataacagaagcaGTAACTGTAGCTACTAAATCAAGAGTACTCTCACTTTGTTTCTGAACTTCTaaaattatgtattcatttatgtatttattgcttAGCACCCACAGAGCCTTAGTCATTGGAAACACACTGCAAACGTTGCTGAGATTCTTTTCTGTGCATTTTCATAGATTAATATCCTTCTTCCCTTGCTTACAAACATCACGGGGTCCAAGATTAAAAACCTGGCCTGAAAGTTAGCTTTGGCTGATCCAGCAATGCCCTGTCCCTCCCCAGCCGGTGCCAATGCAGAGGGGAAACTGCTTGCTCCTCTCCTTTGCTCTCTCCTGAGCCcatgcctgcctccctcccttcatttccgTTATGAGTATGTGTCCTTCCAAAGCTCACATTCTAGATGGATAATTTCAGTTGTATaggtttcaaaattttaagtaacaCATAAAAATTGGATATATGTTTcacaaacactgtgatagatcaATATGATAGATAAATAGGAACTCGTTTTGCATAATGCACAATAATCAGATCAAGGTTATTGGggtttccatctccttaaacattccTTATTTCCATGGTTATCAAATTTGAACTCACATCTTCCAGTTCTTTATGAAATATGTAATAATCTGGGTGCATTAACaaatgcctgtgatcccaacttCTCACAAGGTGAAGAAGGAGGCtcccaagttcaatgccagccttgGAAAATTAGCAAGtctgtctttcaaaataaaaataaaaatgcctgagATTATACTCAATGGCTGAGTACTTCTAGGTTCAAACCCAGTgtcagaataataaaaaaaatttgtcacCAATTTTCAAGTCATATTCACTTGAGGGTGCTGTACAAAATCAAAACGGATTCATCCCATCTCCCTGTGTTATGGTGTGTTCTAACTGACCTCTTGCTTCTCCTGTCTCCCACCTTTTCTGATCTCCAGTGATCCCTTCTCTGCCAGTTTTCTAGtctccacatatgagtgagaacaAGCAGGATTCACTTTTCtctctggcttacttcactttcTCTCATTTCGAGTAAATGCATAGAGCTAGTAGAGTTTCATTTTGCCATGGAACACCTGCTTCAGTAACATATTCACACACTGGCTCTGAGAATTTTTCCACCTTGCAGGTTTCCTGGCTGCTGTGATAAAGAGTGGATTTACAAGGTGAGGATGTCTAGGGGTACATCTCCACTCTTGAAAGTATTAGAAGGACCAGACACTGAGGCTCTGGGAAGGCACAGTGAGCACTTGAAGGTATAGCAAGTTATTCTTGCTTTAAAGATCAGATGGTAGCTTGGCCCAGTGGGACACAACTATCATTCCCTTGCAGGGGAGGATTAGGAAGGAGGATTTCAAacaggaggccagcctgggctacttaAGGACACCCtgtattaaaatgcaaaacagaaagacagggagggaggtgTAGGTCTGTGATGCAGCAACTCAgggtcagtccccagcaccaggaaaagaaatgtgggaaGGTGGGAATTTCCATTTGGGGTGTGATGTTTCTATAGCAGGCAAACTataatcaactttaaaataatgCCCTTCCTGTAGGGACATATGGAAATGAAGAATCAccattcaaaaagaaaactagCAATTCCAGGGGATAATTATTTGAAATCACATGTGTCCCAAAGGAGTTGGTGGTGTGgttttaaatatgtaatattttaatagatgtatGAATAATGTCATTTTGTACAATAAGATACTAGATCctgtgaaattataatttttagcaacacctgaaatttaaaaagatgggCATATTCAGAGAAAACATGTAACAAAGACTCTTGAACTTCTATGGTAAAATGTTGTCATCTTAACAAGTTTGATGCTTTATTAAGGAACTACTCCAGTTTAAAACTGAATGTAAACATAGCATTCAAACATCATAGGTCCTCAAATATATTGCACAtaagtttatttttgaatttttttaacccATTAAAGCTGTATAATTGAATGTTTTAGAATATTCATAAACATGTGCAGACTTCATGATggtcaattttagaacatttttaccaCCTAATAAAGAAAGTCTGTCCCCTTTAGCTATCTACTTTTTAGTccttaaaaaagataaaaatgcataaaacaaaatcaatacaattgaagaaataatgaagaaacatgggaaaatgcaaagtaaaatatttaaattatattgatGGTGTATTTGTGTATAGTGTGCATACATAACACATTCCTATTTTTCTAAAGtgttccaaaaattatttttgaattttgataaaagaaaaatgtacatattttatgtataagaATATAGAAATTCACTTAAGAATTAGTAGGTAGAAGAAGTTagtaggaaaaacagaaaagatttctaaaaatattactAGAATTTAAGCCCTGGACCAAAGTCCTCTATCTGACACTGATACATATTGTATCTGGTCCCTCTCTCACTCTCCATCCTGGCTGCCATTTCTCACTCTCCATCCTGGCTGTTCCCTTTTCACTATGTCCCTATTCTCCAGCAGAGTCTTAAACAACATGGAGCTAGAAAACCTAACCCAGGTAGCAGAATTCCTCCTCCTTGGACTCTCTGAGGATCCCCAGTTGCAGCCTGTACTCTTTGCCCTGTTGCTGGCCACGTACCTGGtaacagtgcttgggaacctacTCATCAttctggctgtcagctctgactcccacctccacaccatcatgtacttcttcctctccatcctGTCCTTGGCTGACATCTGCAGCACCTCCACTATAGTCCCTAAGATGCTGCTGAACATCCAGACTGAAAGCAAAACCATCACTTATGCAGGCTGCCTGGCTCAGGCATACTTTTTCATGGTTTTTCTATGTATGGATAATTTACTGCTGACCGTGATGGCctatgatcgctatgtggccatctgccaccccctgCATTACACAGTTATCATGAACCCCCGCCTCTGTGTCCTGCTGGTTCTGATCTGTCTGCTCATCAGCACTTTGGATGCCCTGCTGCACACTCTGATGTTGCTGCGTCTGTCTTTCTGCAAACACCTGGAGATCcctcacttcttctgtgaccttGCTCAGATCCTCAAGATGGCCTGTTCTGATACCCTTGTCAATAACACTATTTTGCTTTTTGCAACCATTTTCTTGGGTTTTGGCCCCTTCTCTGGGATACTTTTCTCATATGCTCGTATTTTCTCCTCCATCCTGAGAATCCCATCAACTGGTGGAAAGTACAAAGCTTTTTCTACCTGTGGGACTCACCTGTGTGTAGTTTCCTTGTTCTATGGGGCTTCTATTTGGGTTTACCTGAATTCTGCTGTTACTGATTCTCCCAGAATGAGTGCTGTGGcatcagtgatgtacactgtggtcacccccatgctgaaccccttcatctacagtctgaggaacaagGACATGAAGGGGGCCTTGAGAAAACACACCTTgggaatattttctattttgagatgttTCAAGAGTCCTGTTGTGTCCTTATAGATTGAGTCAAAGAGAGTTCAATATTGGACTTAGATTACTTTTTGAATATGAATTGTCCCTGTAAAATCTCATGTGGCAATGCTGGAATATCAGAGGTGATGTGATTGGGGCATGAGATGGTTGCCTTCttggtggattaattcattaGTAGTTTTAATGTATTACTGGGTAGTAATTGTtggcaggtggggtatgactaGGTGAAGTTCACCAGTGGGGCCATGTCCTTGAAGGATACATATTGTATCTGGTCCCTCTCTCACTCTCCATCCTGGCTGCCATCAGCCAAGAAGTTTTCTCTGCCCAGCATTTCTTCCATGTTGTTATGGCTGACCTCAAGTCCACAACAATGGACATTAACATCCATGGATTGCACATCTGAATACTACAGCCCAAAATGAACTATTTCTGCTCTGTGTGGTGCTTTTCAGTCATTTTGGTTACTGCAATATAGAGATGACTAAAACACTCTGCCAGAAATCCCAAAACTGACTTAATCCTGAGTTCCTAGCCAGTGGCTTCTCATGGGCTTTCAAGAAAATAGTTTTGTAAGAAATCCCATTTTCCTGTGTGTACCTCCACATCACATACCAACTAACTGCACTGAGTTCAGTTTGCACACTTATGAAATGGTCAGAGAAGTGTCACACATTACTAGTTATTTAGGGACTATATCTCTCTTACATGTGTGTATGacattatttaatgtattttaaatacacataaaCCAGTACTTATTGGTGTACAACCCAGTATTTGTAAAATCATAGTAGACATTGTCTTGCTTCTACATCCACTGTTTTGAATGGAGATCTCACAATAGTTGTCCTTTGGTTTAGGACCCCTCCAAGAGAGCTTGGGAGCCATTGAAGAAATAGGTTCCATGCACATCCTCAGTGGAGTTCATTTTGTGAGATGAGAGCtttgtgggattgaacccaggaccttgcacatgttaggttAGTGCTCTACctagttctttgttttgttttgttttgctctagttattttgagacaggttctcctaCATTACCCAGATTGACTCAAACTGTCAACCCTCCTTTCTCAGAGttcagagtctctgggattacagcatgtaccactgtgccaggcaacaCTATGGTTTGAACCGGGCCAGATCACAGGAGCTGCAGTATCCTGGAACTTTGCTTCCTCTTCCTATACACACAACGATGAACAGCAGTATCCCATAGTACTTGTGATCTACAAAAATTCCACTGGCCTCCACCAGTCATAATGTGTTCCAAACAACTTGTCCATTTGGGATTTTTGTCATTTCCTGACACCTTTCTTCAAAACATAAACCAGTTGCTCCCATTTACATTCACATCACCAttctataaaaatttcttttatttcccactTCTTAGCCAGCACTTCctgttattttcattctttatgcttTGCCTTTTTTTGCTATAAGACCAGAAACATTGCAAATGTtaggaggaaaaataagagaaacactTCTGCATCTAGGTGTATGCAAAGACTTCCTGAATAGCCCCATGGctcaagaaataagaaaggaattGATAAATAGGATATACCTGTTCTGTACAGCAATGTGACAAAGAGGCAACTGTCAGGGAGAAAGTCATGGCCAGCTCCTACTGAGAGAGGCTGTGATCCCAGCTGTACGAA from Sciurus carolinensis chromosome 17, mSciCar1.2, whole genome shotgun sequence encodes the following:
- the LOC124967957 gene encoding olfactory receptor 7G3-like; its protein translation is MELENLTQVAEFLLLGLSEDPQLQPVLFALLLATYLVTVLGNLLIILAVSSDSHLHTIMYFFLSILSLADICSTSTIVPKMLLNIQTESKTITYAGCLAQAYFFMVFLCMDNLLLTVMAYDRYVAICHPLHYTVIMNPRLCVLLVLICLLISTLDALLHTLMLLRLSFCKHLEIPHFFCDLAQILKMACSDTLVNNTILLFATIFLGFGPFSGILFSYARIFSSILRIPSTGGKYKAFSTCGTHLCVVSLFYGASIWVYLNSAVTDSPRMSAVASVMYTVVTPMLNPFIYSLRNKDMKGALRKHTLGIFSILRCFKSPVVSL